Below is a genomic region from Nymphalis io chromosome 16, ilAglIoxx1.1, whole genome shotgun sequence.
agagcttgtactatggaaacgaGACAactaatatgtagtatatactatttttcttttgtaaatacatacttatatagataaatactcagactcaggacaaacagacatgttcatgcacacaaatatctgtcctggatgggaattgaacccacaaccgtcgacgtgaaaggcaagcatccgccaaccacgccaaccggctcgtcaaaattaataatatctattaataattaGATGTCTCgacataatatcaaatataaacaatgaaaaaaatattatttctcgaTCAAGTTACATATTTATTCGTCAATTTTTGAtagcaataattattttgtccTGTGCGTGCATATGCGGCACCGTCATGCGTGTCGTTGGCCATCGGtacactagactaacgaggcagttaaaataAGTACCTATAAATCCATAAATGGAGAGATACAATTACCACCCTCCTTTTTGCTTAACCATAGTCGGTTAAAACTATCTAAGAATAATCtgactataataaattattgttctccagacagatttcggccacggcggccaatctcaagagagattagccaactacgcagaagatattatagtgtgcgcacaaacacaaatgcactctctattccctaactctcataatccgatgggacggcaatccgacacgaccggaaagagttcaggcgcaggaccatcggctttacgtgctttccgaggcacgggagtgtacacacttccaacttccagactccgggctgatactgagaattttctgacagaaaatcccaataactttttataagccCGACCtcggaattgaatccaggacctccgggtctgcgaccttacatcaagccactagaccaacgaggcagtcaatctgactatatatatgtatgtataacaaATTACGTGCGACTATACATCTGATACTGATAGCAATGTCTAGGCTTGAAAGTTAGATGACTGTTATCATCTCTCTTATCAAGTAATtttctaaaatgaaataatctaGTAGTAAGCATGTAGGCTCTTTTTAGAAACACTTTGGAATATACACTGCTTAATATTAAAGGTACAcctttttttcgctggaaaaacgctttacgcgtttcccccacggaaacagtggaggggtatgtggggctcgccggtgtccaaggcgtcaAGTgagccccgaacatcggaatacccaccaaaaaatcagcggtaccctttccatcttaGCGAGGGGCGCCACAGGATAGCTTTCGCATGCTACAGTGACGCTCTGACGAATTAAAGGTAAACCTGCCACTGTGTAGGTTGCCACAAATATGCAGATTCTGAAGAAAAGAACCAGCTAGAAAATTAGTAGCTACTTTTTTATAGATTACACTCACATTATCtaaccatcatcatcatcatcattacccttttcgcgtccactgctggccATAgttctctccaatggcacgccactgagctggattttcagctcttaatctccaaccgctgccagccaccttgcgtatatcgtcactccacctagctggagggcgtcctacgctacgtttgccaaggcgtggtctccactccagaacgcgtctactccaacggtcgtcggttctgcgacatatgtgtccagctcaatgccacttcagcttactaatcctttgggctatgtcgataaccttggttctctgtcagatcaccacatttgggattcgatccttcagagaaactccgagcatagccgtctccatagctcgctaagcgaccttaaaatggtggaccaaacgcactgtcagtgtccacgtctcggctccgtaagtcataaccggtaagacgcactcgttgaagacttttgtcttcaagcattgcggtattcgtgacgaaaagacttgaccgagttttctatacgctgcccagcccagctgtactcttcttcgtgcttcccactcgaagttgtttcgacccaactgcaaagtttgcccaaggtacacatactcctgaacaacttcgagaggaactccgttaagagctattggttccggactgacgtgttcgttgaacattatcttggttttttcaaagttcatccggagaccaattcgagcagaagaatcagccaggctgctcagcatatattgcatgtcctgcacggtttctgtcacgatgacgatatcgtctgcaaatctcaagtgcgaaaggtactcaccgtttatgtttatgccccgcCCTTCCGCCCAGTGCAGCGACTTGAACAtatcctctaatgcattagtgaacaatttcggtgaaatgacaTCCCCTTCTCTCAGTCTTCGATGTAAGAGTATAGGGTCAAACTGCTGATTCTGTACTTTGACGGTCATAACAGCAGCGTCATGCAGGCTTTTCAGCACTTGGATGTATCGCCAATCGATTTGGCACCGTTGTAACGACTCCAGAACAGACCAGGTCtagagtcaaaagccttctcatagtccacaaatgctaagcacaggggctgattatactcttcggtcttctgtataATCTGCCGCACTGTGTAAATGTGGTCTATGGTTCCGTACCCTCTTTGAAATCCGGCCTGTTCCGGGGGCTGAAACTCGTCAAGTCTGCGTGCTAGACGATCCGTGATGACCCTAGAAAACAGCTTATAGACATGGCTCAAGAGGGAAATAGGTCTGTAGTTCTTCAAAAAGGTtttgtctccctttttgaagaacatTACGACAACACTCTTGTTTCATGCCTTTGGAGTTCTCTCCGAGAATATGAGCTGCGCTAGTAAAGGATTTCCAGCTGCCTTTATTAGCTCCGTCGTAATTCCATCTTCCCCGTGggcttttccatttttaagctGCCCCAAAGCCATCACGATTTCGTCTTGGCTTACTTCTGGCAATTCTTCTGTGAAGGGGGCTAAAGTGGCTCTAGGATCCCTAGGGTCGAGTTGAGGACGAGGCGCtactaatgtatataatttaatttttaattttttttatctagtgTCCTACAAAGTGcagtctaaaaataaaatattatccttcctttaatatcattatattaacgTCCGCGCGCTATCAAAATGTAGTCAAAGTAAATCGAAAGTGACAGAAATCAAGTGAAAGAGCGTTAGCGAAGAAGTTCTGAATAATGACTTTTCGACTCTGGCAAAGACGAAATGGTAATTATGGTTTAAGCAGATTTGTCTATAGCCTATAATTCCAATCGAAAGATTATTCAAGATGTCGACGAATGATAcggcgtcaattcaatgtcaaagtatttttttgtctttactttccttgtggttggaataggctatatgtaagtttgttagaatttttgttaaCATGACACATACAAGTTTCCTACACCGCCGAGGGCtacagatgaattataaacaaaaatttagtaCATGAATATCAGTGACAAGCACCATCAGTGACCATGGGTTAAAATCCATGGAATTTACAGGGCCATCTCAAAGCATCGAAGATGACTTTtgttttttctcaaaaaatcatatttaaaaaatttcgcCACTTTTTTGcattattcttgattttatttatatttcgattaatatttaaaaaaaaactatgccgACGACAGCAAAGTAGACACCGGCCGCGCTAATATTTTTCAGGAACACTTCTATGAGAATCGAAACAAACTTGTGACTGAAATCGTGTCTTTATTAACCAAAGTCTCGGTTTGAGGCCAACTAAACTTGGTAACACTCAACCCCAATAAGACTCAAGTTTGCGCGTTACTACTTATTTTAGTACTttttgtactatatatatatatatatatatatatatttttacaagctgCAAAAAAGAAGTTTACTACTTAAATACAGACAAAAtttgtctattaaaaaaatgttgaaatatttattttctatatatacatacgtttATCACTGACATCAGACGTCTTAAGGTGTTGACAGTTGACTTGACAGTCTGTTTTAAAACAGTTTGAGGTTATTAATGTGTAAGATGCGAAGCAAGTAAACCCAAAAAGCAAAACCAACAAAAAGGTGTTGAttcatattctgttattataGAAACGTTTTAGATAATTCTTCTGCAGCAACATGGAGTTGGGTGAATTTGATGCTGCTCTTGGTGGACCCGAACAGTTGCCACATTCagcaaatagtttgaaatttgCTGCTTCTAGAAGTGTAGAAATAGCTGCTATGACTGAAAGTATCCTTAGGCCAAGTAAAACGAAACTCATATTCCAAAGTTTACCGGTACACATGCGCCGAAGGGTGATGAGCCACAATTGCAAACGTTTACCTAGACGATTACGAGAGAGTCATTTAGAACAACTTAAAAAGAGTGGAATATCTCCACAACAAAAGCGAAAGCCTTCTCGAAAACATAGACGGAGGAAAACTAATTTACTAGAAGAATATAATAGGCGGCAAAGAAGAAATGTTTGGTTAGAAACTCATATCTGGCATGCTAAAAGGTTTCATATGGTAGAACGTTGGGGTCATCGCTTAGCTTACAGACCATGTGATAAAGCATTCAGAGCCTGCTATCGTGCTAGCTCTGCCCACTGTCTTATGCAAGACATATCATACTACACTTCTTTTCAAATTAAAGGACCTGTTGACATCATCAAAGACTTGTTCAGTAATATCACAGACAATAGTTGTGGGCTTGGTGTTTGTGCAAAAGCATATGTAAATGGATATAGAGAAggcataattaatttatataaacctaATTCTTACCCATATGAATTTATTGGTCAAGTTGATTTTTTATGGATATCTTCTGAAAATAGCCATAAAGAAATGTGGTTATTTGTACATCCATCTCAAGCAAAAATGGTAGAGAAAGTTCTAACTGACTTTGTGAGTAAATCAAGTACCGATCTGTCAAAACCAGATACAGAAGAAAATTTGGCTGTAAAACGaagaaaaatatcaacaaaatactcggatgttaaaattaaaacattatctgGTTTCAATAGAATTCGCTTGACTGGACCCAAAAGTCATGCAGTATTGGTTCAAACACTTAAATGTGTAGAAAACATGGAAAATGTAGAATCTAATGATTGGGTTCAGtatttattgaagaaaaaagttaatttattactaaaagaGAAAAAAGAATATTGGGACAAAATCTCTTCTCTGACTTCACCATCTCAACTATCTCCAAGATTAATAATTGGTTTAGTTATAAAAGACCCTCGATGGAGTCGCCCAAGTAAGAGGACAAAAGCTAATAACAACTATGTTACAAGTATTGATGAGGAAACATTAATTAGTGTGCCTCCATACTTATCCTCATCTCCATTGTGGGACACATCCATATgtgatattataaaagataaaaaaattactaatgcCAAATTTATTGAACATGTAACTAAAACACATTTTGTCCCAGGAGAAATCAATGAAGATGATCCAACACTACAATGTATACCTATTGTTTTGATACAAAGACCTGGATCACAAAATCCAGAACACAAAAAAATTGGTACTTAATTTGCTTCTTATAAATCCTTACAaatcatttcttaaaatgtaaaaatattataatttatcacattTTAGGATATGGCAGTGGGTGGGATATCATTATACCTCCTGGATATGGTCTTCCATTTTGGCTAACTTTTATAATGTTTGGAGCAAGGTCAGGTGGATTGAGAGAAACAGAAAACTTAGCATTTGAAATGGGTCAGTGCTATTTGCCGCCAGACTCAGAAGCAGGAAGATTAGAAGAAATAAGAATTGAATCTGATttaagagaaaaatattttaaaagaccaccaagtaaaagagttaattttgttaAGCTTGCAGTTCCTTGTCCATTTTTATGCCCATggaaaatattacttaaagatTGGGGCAACAATGTTGAGGACAAAATGTTTGTTCTgcgtgataaaaaaatgttaaatacattaCAGGTGATTTATGTTTTGTACAATTATTCTTTATTGCTTGCACATTGGCTATTGTCGCATATGCTTGTGCAATTGTTTTAGctgtattatatactttaaataacttttatagcaTATAATTTACCTAACACCACAATACacaagaaaatatttgttacttactGAATACACAGCGATTCTCTACCAGAATTTTTTGGGTATAAACAATCATTCTAGTAAATATTTCAGTCTTAATGGAATTTTAAATCAAGTTCTAATAATCGTTTGTTGTGTGCAAACaacattttatatctaaaaacaAACTGAAGACATACATaagttacatattaatttagggGTTCACTACTAGAAAAcatcaaatgtatataaatgacataattatttGTTGTCATACATGATCAAAAATTGATGACACCatctttgatttaaataaacgtataacctttaaataaacatataaccaCATTTTGTACATTAGCAATTATGTAATATAgccactatatatttttttcaggattgcataaacaaaaaaatgaagcCACCTAAAATTGAAAACTCTGATGCTTGTTTAGTGCCTGTTTACATACAAATGCTAGGAAGAGGAAATTTAACCAAATATGCAACAATTTGCTTACCACTTATAAAAGACATCACTGCAAATCAAGAATTAATGGAACCCCACCATGAAGATCCTAATACAAAATTAAGAAAACAGAAACGGATAGAACATAAGAAATTACTTAAGCAAAGGAGAAGAATGCGTATTAAattgagaaaaaaacaaattgtagtAAGTaggtttgttattttaattctaagaaACTCAAATGCATACTGAGTCTCAGCAAgtaaattcataattttcaaACATCTTACTATAAAAAacgtgtaattataaaatttcaattattaaaatatatgaatatgtaaaCAATGACAATGCTTGTGGGTTTATTTTCGGAGGGActttaaatttctattattttaaaaaggtacTGTTactttacaaaagaaaactggTAAGAATTAATctaaaagtacaaataaaataagaatttcgTTCACAAGCGATGCTAGTAAAACAAGTTGTTTTGATTGGTTTATAAAATACAGCATGAGTTACTGTGAAAGGAaggtttatgtatatattgttttgatgtaCTAGTTtataacttttactttatttttcagataaataaaaaaactaagaagggtaaaaaaaaagaaccatctgaatatgttaaaattatgagGCAATTGTGGCTTCCTTCGAATACAGAATCCGTTCGCAACAAGGGTATTAGAGAAGTCATGGGATATGTGACTCATGGAGCTTTTAGTTTTTCTGAAGCTAAAATTTGTGGAATTGGATATATAGCATATAATGCAATTAATAAACTTGAcaatcaatttttaaacaaaattcttGTAAGATGCACAACTTCAAGAAAGTACAGGCTAGCTAATATTCATATCATAAAATCACCTTAAGTTTTAGGTTGGTTTGGAGTAAAACTAACCTCATACTTaaggttattttattacacattaagAATGCTGGATCTTATCTATCCAGAAAATCAAGTATCATCGGACAATTAAAtcaaacttaatttttatactattaaagtATGTagtcaacaaaattaaattacatttctttacaaaatacttttttattttagctcaCCAATGTCAAAATTTTTAGATTCATAAACCGAAGGCCTAGGTTTAGTAGTCACTTTGTATGAGGATAACTAACACCCAATTTACAAATACTTACGgtcgatattaaaataaagatgattttaatattcatacacatgaattaatcataaaaaattcaatattacttAAGCTAATTTACTTTCAAGCTTCAAATACAACATTCAAATGCTGCGATCTGCCAGTATAACACTTTTATTGCTGCAGTTTGATTTGCAAGCAAAAACAGTTAACAATATATAggtcttgtttttattttctcaaaaccCTGGTACACACTAGTAGTATTTCAACTACTATCTGCGAGTTCTGCTATACCAGCGTTTCTCGTACTCCTATATCTTCGACCTCTTCCTAGCGATTGCATCCTCGACAGCTTTCAATTGTTTTAAGAGTTCTTCTCTTCTGGAAACAGATTTTTTCGACGACGCTGCCCCACTCAGGGGTGAAGTTGCTCCTCTCTTCTTAGCtactatttctaaataaaaaacaacatattaatatattatgtttacaaGGTTTCACATCAAGAATGTGAAGTAAATAATACCTTTATCACTTGAGACTTCCTTTTTACTAGTGACAGCTGAAACAGCGGTTACTAAGCCCGTATTTGACTTTGCATTTAgcctgtaaatatataaaatgtcaaaaatctgtttatacattttattagaaaaataccTCA
It encodes:
- the LOC126774175 gene encoding ribonucleases P/MRP protein subunit POP1; amino-acid sequence: MELGEFDAALGGPEQLPHSANSLKFAASRSVEIAAMTESILRPSKTKLIFQSLPVHMRRRVMSHNCKRLPRRLRESHLEQLKKSGISPQQKRKPSRKHRRRKTNLLEEYNRRQRRNVWLETHIWHAKRFHMVERWGHRLAYRPCDKAFRACYRASSAHCLMQDISYYTSFQIKGPVDIIKDLFSNITDNSCGLGVCAKAYVNGYREGIINLYKPNSYPYEFIGQVDFLWISSENSHKEMWLFVHPSQAKMVEKVLTDFVSKSSTDLSKPDTEENLAVKRRKISTKYSDVKIKTLSGFNRIRLTGPKSHAVLVQTLKCVENMENVESNDWVQYLLKKKVNLLLKEKKEYWDKISSLTSPSQLSPRLIIGLVIKDPRWSRPSKRTKANNNYVTSIDEETLISVPPYLSSSPLWDTSICDIIKDKKITNAKFIEHVTKTHFVPGEINEDDPTLQCIPIVLIQRPGSQNPEHKKIGYGSGWDIIIPPGYGLPFWLTFIMFGARSGGLRETENLAFEMGQCYLPPDSEAGRLEEIRIESDLREKYFKRPPSKRVNFVKLAVPCPFLCPWKILLKDWGNNVEDKMFVLRDKKMLNTLQDCINKKMKPPKIENSDACLVPVYIQMLGRGNLTKYATICLPLIKDITANQELMEPHHEDPNTKLRKQKRIEHKKLLKQRRRMRIKLRKKQIVINKKTKKGKKKEPSEYVKIMRQLWLPSNTESVRNKGIREVMGYVTHGAFSFSEAKICGIGYIAYNAINKLDNQFLNKILVRCTTSRKYRLANIHIIKSP